The following are from one region of the Nitrososphaerales archaeon genome:
- a CDS encoding mechanosensitive ion channel family protein: MVELIPTTINILGTEVELFKLVVTATIIIVGVIIARVFRLITDRFLGKYIPVQTEAVIRRIVYWGIIGIAVFSAIGTLGVDFTGLLLAGGIAGIIIGFATQSVVSNLLSGLFLQMDRAVKIGDPVEVVDMGVAGIIKEVTMFSTRLRRFDGVLIRIPNEKFFTSQLRNFNGHVARRVEVSVGIAYKEDAATAIRLITEMVAKEPRILAEPAPSIMVWELADSSVNINVWVWVPSIEWFPMRTQIVQNLKELLDRNGIEIPFPHRTIWFGESKSGEKDTLAIAIKEGRTLTEPNNRIVAETKKSIPTDHTRKLDQDETSVG; this comes from the coding sequence ATGGTAGAACTAATACCAACAACAATAAACATTCTGGGAACAGAAGTTGAATTATTTAAGCTAGTTGTTACTGCAACGATAATAATTGTTGGCGTAATAATAGCAAGAGTTTTCAGGCTCATAACGGACCGATTCTTGGGCAAGTATATCCCTGTTCAGACCGAAGCTGTGATCAGAAGGATTGTTTATTGGGGCATAATTGGCATCGCTGTTTTCTCTGCAATAGGTACCCTTGGCGTTGACTTTACTGGGTTGCTGCTTGCAGGTGGCATAGCTGGTATCATCATAGGTTTTGCTACCCAATCAGTTGTGTCAAACTTACTTTCTGGTTTATTTCTGCAGATGGATAGGGCGGTAAAAATAGGAGATCCTGTGGAAGTGGTTGATATGGGTGTAGCGGGCATCATTAAGGAAGTTACCATGTTCTCTACTCGATTAAGGCGATTTGATGGTGTATTAATAAGGATACCAAATGAGAAATTCTTTACCTCACAATTGAGAAACTTCAACGGTCATGTTGCAAGACGAGTTGAGGTTAGCGTAGGCATAGCGTACAAGGAGGATGCAGCTACTGCAATCCGATTGATTACTGAAATGGTTGCTAAAGAACCTAGAATTTTAGCAGAACCAGCTCCAAGCATAATGGTATGGGAATTAGCTGATTCTAGCGTTAACATCAATGTCTGGGTATGGGTTCCTTCTATAGAATGGTTCCCAATGCGAACTCAGATCGTGCAGAATCTAAAAGAATTGTTGGATAGAAACGGAATAGAAATCCCATTCCCACACCGTACCATTTGGTTTGGAGAATCGAAGAGTGGAGAGAAGGATACACTTGCAATTGCTATCAAAGAGGGACGGACTCTCACCGAACCAAATAATAGGATTGTAGCAGAAACTAAGAAATCAATACCTACTGATCATACTAGGAAGCTGGATCAAGATGAAACATCAGTAGGTTAA
- a CDS encoding DUF432 domain-containing protein — MSHDNITEKEIEKIDEYGEYTVEQKIEKHFDKNHLVMFRVDYNKYGYQRFENGNLITEKVIASDRSLKLGIYPVAPLNIPAKYASHMMLKLITPLVLDPKSHVDAYITMPIEIGVVHSTDTDVQIIDVFSTAQPRYALYGTPELGILCRYHETRINPEIPKATAYKEAILRVHFHNYTDKISTINRIVFPIEGADFYYRKNEAYYNDLEALVQERLLQEVLEVDVTNAEWVGERTNLKQKFDGRYTMELGF; from the coding sequence ATGTCACATGATAACATAACTGAGAAGGAAATAGAGAAAATTGATGAGTATGGAGAATATACTGTAGAACAAAAAATCGAGAAGCATTTTGACAAAAATCACCTAGTTATGTTTAGGGTAGATTACAACAAATATGGTTATCAGCGGTTCGAAAATGGAAACTTGATAACGGAGAAGGTTATTGCATCTGACAGATCGCTTAAGCTTGGAATATATCCTGTAGCACCACTTAACATACCTGCCAAATATGCAAGTCATATGATGTTAAAGTTGATTACGCCACTAGTGCTGGATCCAAAGTCGCATGTCGATGCTTATATTACCATGCCTATAGAAATAGGCGTGGTTCATTCTACTGATACAGATGTTCAAATCATTGATGTGTTTTCTACAGCTCAGCCGCGATACGCCTTGTATGGTACTCCTGAGCTTGGTATATTGTGCAGGTATCATGAAACTAGAATAAATCCCGAGATTCCTAAGGCGACTGCGTATAAGGAAGCAATATTGCGTGTCCACTTTCACAATTACACTGATAAGATTAGTACAATAAATCGAATCGTGTTTCCAATAGAAGGAGCGGATTTTTACTACAGAAAGAATGAAGCCTACTACAATGACCTTGAAGCGTTAGTGCAGGAGAGATTGTTGCAGGAAGTTCTGGAAGTTGATGTGACCAATGCGGAATGGGTTGGTGAAAGAACCAACTTGAAGCAGAAGTTTGATGGCAGATATACAATGGAGTTAGGGTTCTAG